GCTTCTTTACATTGCTTAACCAGTTCAAAGCCGACTTTTTCATCACCAGCGATCAGCGCGCGGTATGGAAAAACGACGTCAACTTCATCAGCACCGTAAGCGACTGCAGCTTTGGTTTCTGCCACGGCGATAGCGATATCGTCGTTACCGTGTGGGAAGTTGGTTACAGTCGCAATGCGAACCTCTGGTGTACCTTGCTCACGAAGTGTCTTCTTAGCAATAGGAATAAAGCGAGGGTAAATACAGATCGCAGCCGTGTTACCTACAGGCGTTTTGGCGTCATGACAAAGCTTGATGACTTTCGCATCCGTGTCATCGTCATTTAGCGTGGTTAGGTCCATAAGTTTCAGTGCACGTAGTGCTGCTGCTTTTAAATCGCTCATTTCTATCTCCGATCAATATTCAAAAATTTTACTACTCAGCCCCTTTTCCCTGTTTCTGCTCACCTCAAAAGCAAACAGCAAATCAGTAAAAAAGGTCTTTGCTAAACAGTCATTGATGAACGGACTTGGTTCCCTGAAGACTCGGCAGTCATTACTTGCCAATTGCTATCCTTGTCACCGCACAGTACCAATTTGGCCTATGGCACAACAATCTATGATTGCGGTGTCTTTTTATCTGCACTTGGTGTCAACCGCTCTATTAGCTTACTGACCAAGGCAGAGAGTGTCGGGCAGCTCATTTGCCCTAAACATATCTATTCAGATGAGCGATGAAACGTCCTGCTTCATCCCTCTTCTGTGATTAATACATTATAGATATTCATCGCAAAACTGTAGCACCAAATAGAGCGCAAACGGTTTGTATCTCAAAAAAACTCAGCCTCAACGCCCATGACGATTCGCTCTAACTGAGCCCATTTCATTCACTGTGGCGCAAAAACTGAAAACGCCCCGCAGCAATCTCTTGCTACGGGGCGAAGCTAAACGGCGTCTATAAATACTGTCTCTTAACTAAATTAGAAAGACAGGAAGAAGCCAGCGATGGTCGCTGCCATCAGGTTAGATAGCGTACCCGCTGCAACCGCTTTAACACCCATACGAGCGATGTCGTGACGACGAGCAGGAGCAAGGCTACCTAGACCACCAAGTAGAATCGCGATAGAAGAAAGGTTTGCGAAACCACATAGAGCGAAGGCGATGATTGCTTGAGTCTTCTCAGACATTACTTGACCTGTTGCTGGGACAACTTGTGCTGCATCACCAACGTAAGGTACGAAGTTTAGGTAAGCGACGAATTCGTTTACAACCAGTTTTTGACCGATGAAAGAACCCGCAAATGTTGCCTCAGCCCATGGTACACCGATTAGGAATGCTAGCGGCGAGAACAACCAACCTAGAAGTAGTTCTAGAGTGAGGTTTTCCATGCCAAACCAACCACCAACGCCACCGAGGATGCCGTTAACTAGTGCGATTAGACCAACGAATGCCAGTAGCATTGCACCAACGTTAAGGGCTAGTTGTAGACCAACTGATGCACCGCCTGCTGCTGCGTCGATAACGTTAGCTGGCTTGTCGTCACCACCATCAATGTTGTCTTCCAAGCTTTCATTTGGAGTATCAACTTCTGGTTTGATGATTTTAGCGAACAGTAGACCACCAGGCGCTGCCATGAATGATGCTGCTACAAGGTACTCAAGAGGTACCCCCATAGATGCGTAACCTGCTAGTACACCACCAGCAACAGACGCTAGACCACCACACATTACTGCAAATAGCTCAGATTGAGTCATTTTTGGTACAAACGGACGAACCACTAGTGGTGCTTCAGTTTGACCTACGAAGATGTTCGCTGCTGCAGACATTGACTCGGCACGAGAAGTACCTAGCGCTTTCTGAAGACCGCCACCTAGGATCTTGATAACCCACTGCATCACACCAATGTAGTAAAGTACAGAGATAAGTGCTGAGAAGAAAATCAGTGTTGGTAGTACTTGGAAAGCAAAGATGAAGCCGATACCGTCAACTGAGAAGTTAACTAGGCTGCCGAACAAGAAACCAGTACCGTCTTTACCGTAGTCGATCACGTTTTGAACACCAGCAGAGAAACCCGCTAGTAGATCACGACCCCATGGAACGTAAAGAACGAAACCACCGATGATGAATTGGATAGCAAAAGCGCCAGCCACAGTTCTAAGATTGATAGCTTTACGGTTATCTGACAGTAGTAATGCAATTCCTAGCAATACTGCCATACCGACTAGGCTCATAAACAGGCTCATAGTTTATGACTTCCTTATTAAGTTATTTATTGGCGTGTTACAAAATGGAGCTATAAAGCGGGGGCAATTATACTCACGCCTTAATAATTAAAGTAATGCCACCTTCACACTTTCCCATCAGACTCGGTGCAAATTCACTTTTGTTTGTGAGTATCTTCACAATAATATATGAGACGACGTATCGTTTGAGTGGGAATGTTGGATTTTATTCACAGATAGAGAACAGCGAATTGCTATTTTTCCAAAGTTGCGAAGCAACCGTTTGCTTTGTCTGATTTTTCAGCTCACAGAGTATAGTCAGGATGTTAACTATTTGTGATGGCGTATTTACCATCCCTTGATAGCCACTCAGTGGCATATCTGGCGCATCGGTCTCCAAAAGCAGATGCTCAAGCGGCAGTTTCGCCACCGCTTGGCGAGTTTTGTTGGCGCGCGGATAGGTGATCGTGCCGCCAATACCGAGCGAGAAACCCAATCTCACCCACTCCATTCCCTGTTCATAACTGCCTGAGAATGCGTGCAGCACGCCCCCTTTAGGCAACTGAGCGGCTTTGACCATCTGGATCAGACGATTGTGCGCCTTACGGCAATGTAAAATAACGGGCAGGCCATACTGCCTCGCTAACTCGAATTGCCACCGTAACGCTTCTTCTTGTAAGGCCGAGTCAACCTCAATGGCAAAGTCTAGGCCACATTCACCAATGGCGACACAGCGCGCCGGACGCGCATCTAATCGTGCCATTAGCTGTGTTTGGTAGAGCGTATAGTCAGCTTTTAAGAAGTAAGGGTGCAAGCCGAGTGCGTAGTAAATCTCTGGATGTTGCGACGACAGCTCAGCGACTCGCGACCAATTTTCCGGGCCAACGGAAGGAATGAGGAATCGCTTCACACCCACGTGCTGAGCAGAGTGCAAGATATGTGAAAATTCGCTCTCAAACACCGGAAAATCAAGGTGGCAGTGACTATCAAACAGCGTCATTGTTATTGCGTTCTCGCGCGGGATCTTGTTTGTAAGGTACGCAACTGCGTTTTTGCTCCGGCGTTAAACCAAGCTCTCGGCACCAATCGTCGTAGCGCTTTAACCACTTTTTCAACCACTGCATGCTCATCACCTCCATACTGTTTTACTCACCATATAAAAAAGCGCCCCGGGCTGCAAACCCAGGGCGACGATTCTCAATCACTCAGCGCTTAGTGCTCACGTGTGGCACGGAACTCAACCTCAGGGAAGCGTTCTTTGGCTAAGTTCAAGTTGACCATGGTTGGCGCAATGTAGGTAAGATTGTCACCACCATCCAGCGCTAGGTTGGCTTGGTTCTTACGTTGGAACTCATCGAGTTTCTTCGCATCCGCACATTCAACCCAACGAGCCGTAGCGACGTTTACGCCCTCGTAGATCGCTTCCACGTTGTATTCTGATTTCAAACGCGCCACCACCACATCAAACTGCAGCACACCGACCGCGCCGACTATCAAATCGTTGTTTTGCCGCGGACGGAAAACTTGCACTGCGCCTTCTTCAGACAGCTGAACCAGCCCTTTGAGTAGTTGTTTTTGCTTTAGAGGATCGCGTAGACGAATACGACGGAACAGCTCTGGGGCAAAGTTGGGAA
The Vibrio navarrensis DNA segment above includes these coding regions:
- a CDS encoding TatD family hydrolase is translated as MTLFDSHCHLDFPVFESEFSHILHSAQHVGVKRFLIPSVGPENWSRVAELSSQHPEIYYALGLHPYFLKADYTLYQTQLMARLDARPARCVAIGECGLDFAIEVDSALQEEALRWQFELARQYGLPVILHCRKAHNRLIQMVKAAQLPKGGVLHAFSGSYEQGMEWVRLGFSLGIGGTITYPRANKTRQAVAKLPLEHLLLETDAPDMPLSGYQGMVNTPSQIVNILTILCELKNQTKQTVASQLWKNSNSLFSICE
- a CDS encoding DUF5363 family protein — its product is MQWLKKWLKRYDDWCRELGLTPEQKRSCVPYKQDPARERNNNDAV
- a CDS encoding NupC/NupG family nucleoside CNT transporter gives rise to the protein MSLFMSLVGMAVLLGIALLLSDNRKAINLRTVAGAFAIQFIIGGFVLYVPWGRDLLAGFSAGVQNVIDYGKDGTGFLFGSLVNFSVDGIGFIFAFQVLPTLIFFSALISVLYYIGVMQWVIKILGGGLQKALGTSRAESMSAAANIFVGQTEAPLVVRPFVPKMTQSELFAVMCGGLASVAGGVLAGYASMGVPLEYLVAASFMAAPGGLLFAKIIKPEVDTPNESLEDNIDGGDDKPANVIDAAAGGASVGLQLALNVGAMLLAFVGLIALVNGILGGVGGWFGMENLTLELLLGWLFSPLAFLIGVPWAEATFAGSFIGQKLVVNEFVAYLNFVPYVGDAAQVVPATGQVMSEKTQAIIAFALCGFANLSSIAILLGGLGSLAPARRHDIARMGVKAVAAGTLSNLMAATIAGFFLSF